The proteins below come from a single Terriglobia bacterium genomic window:
- a CDS encoding ribonuclease HII — protein sequence MNPNAQGLTPKAFSVPRLLKPVDEISPSAAKMRLLKRLKCTLKFEKQAWAAGATLVAGVDEVGRGAFFGPVVAGAVILDPHYRIRGLRDSKLLPAPRREILAQRIKDHCIAWAVAAVDAARIDQINIYHASLLAMVEAVTQLQPPPDHLLLDAVRVEYQCPQTKIIHGDALSASIAAASIVAKVYRDELVSRWAPVYPAYDLASNKGYRSPKHIASLRKFGPSPLHRQSFAPVWMAQHPQEVLEFMLSEDSD from the coding sequence ATGAACCCCAACGCCCAAGGCCTAACGCCTAAAGCCTTTTCTGTGCCCCGTTTGCTCAAACCCGTGGATGAGATTTCGCCCTCCGCGGCGAAAATGCGCCTGCTCAAACGGCTGAAGTGCACTCTGAAGTTCGAGAAGCAGGCTTGGGCTGCCGGCGCGACGCTGGTAGCGGGCGTGGACGAGGTCGGGCGCGGCGCATTCTTCGGGCCCGTGGTTGCCGGTGCGGTGATTCTCGATCCCCACTACCGCATCCGCGGCCTGCGCGATTCCAAGCTCCTGCCTGCGCCCCGCCGCGAAATCCTGGCGCAGCGGATCAAGGACCATTGCATCGCCTGGGCGGTGGCAGCGGTGGACGCCGCGCGCATCGACCAGATCAACATCTACCACGCCTCGCTGCTGGCCATGGTGGAGGCCGTCACGCAACTGCAACCGCCGCCCGACCACCTGCTGCTCGACGCGGTGCGCGTCGAGTACCAGTGCCCGCAGACCAAGATCATTCACGGCGACGCCCTGTCGGCCTCGATCGCCGCCGCCTCCATCGTCGCCAAGGTCTACCGCGACGAACTCGTCAGCCGCTGGGCGCCGGTGTATCCCGCCTACGATCTCGCCTCCAACAAGGGCTATCGCAGCCCCAAGCACATTGCCAGCTTGCGCAAGTTCGGGCCCTCGCCGCTGCATCGCCAGTCATTCGCGCCGGTGTGGATGGCGCAGCATCCGCAGGAAGTCCTGGAATTCATGCTGTCGGAAGATAGCGATTAG
- a CDS encoding KH domain-containing protein gives MRALVEQIVKSLVDAPDDVSVEAVEEHDATVLELRVAPGDVGKVIGKQGRTARAFRNILGAAGMKLDRRFELEILE, from the coding sequence TTGCGCGCGCTCGTCGAGCAGATCGTCAAGTCGTTGGTCGATGCGCCCGACGATGTGTCGGTGGAGGCGGTCGAAGAACACGACGCCACCGTCCTGGAACTGCGGGTTGCGCCCGGCGACGTGGGCAAAGTCATTGGCAAGCAGGGCCGGACGGCGCGCGCCTTTCGCAACATCCTGGGCGCCGCCGGCATGAAGCTGGACCGCCGCTTCGAATTGGAGATCCTGGAATAG
- a CDS encoding DUF169 domain-containing protein has translation MPTETTAPAFAATLQKLDDAIGRFIRPDTFPLALRMLKPGEPIPPDLKVPSRDLGEQWIVCQSIGIARRYGWGVAVGKKDVICPLAAIAFGFRKPNDDYLKGFAALGMYCKDEQAATNLEASAWKFEPETYEHICVAPLNRAKFEPHVIALYGNSAQVLRLVHATLYKRGGRVVSTSGGRLDCAEIVIQTMTTNEPKVILPCSGDRIFGMAQDTEMVFAFPWGWAEEIIEGLEGTHKGGIRYPITVAMRETVHMPPTYQELMQKLVDRDAKE, from the coding sequence ATGCCCACCGAAACCACTGCTCCCGCCTTTGCCGCGACCCTGCAGAAGCTCGACGACGCTATCGGGCGCTTCATCCGTCCCGACACATTTCCTCTCGCCCTCCGCATGTTGAAACCCGGCGAACCGATCCCGCCCGATCTGAAAGTGCCGAGCCGCGATCTGGGCGAGCAGTGGATCGTCTGCCAGTCCATCGGAATTGCCCGGCGTTACGGCTGGGGCGTCGCTGTGGGGAAGAAGGACGTCATTTGCCCGCTGGCGGCGATCGCCTTCGGATTCCGCAAGCCCAATGACGATTACCTCAAGGGTTTCGCGGCCCTCGGCATGTATTGCAAGGACGAACAGGCAGCGACGAACCTGGAAGCCAGCGCGTGGAAATTCGAGCCCGAAACTTACGAGCACATCTGCGTGGCGCCGCTGAACCGGGCGAAGTTCGAGCCGCACGTCATCGCCCTGTACGGCAACAGCGCGCAGGTGCTCCGCCTGGTGCACGCGACCTTGTACAAGCGCGGCGGCCGGGTAGTCAGCACCTCGGGCGGGCGGCTGGACTGCGCCGAGATTGTCATCCAGACCATGACTACCAACGAGCCCAAGGTGATCCTGCCGTGCTCCGGCGACCGCATCTTCGGCATGGCTCAGGACACCGAGATGGTCTTCGCGTTCCCCTGGGGATGGGCAGAGGAGATCATCGAAGGGCTGGAGGGCACCCACAAGGGCGGCATCCGTTATCCCATCACGGTGGCCATGCGCGAAACCGTGCACATGCCGCCCACCTACCAGGAGCTCATGCAGAAGCTCGTGGATCGCGATGCGAAAGAGTAG
- the trmD gene encoding tRNA (guanosine(37)-N1)-methyltransferase TrmD, which translates to MKFELITIFPDFFRGPLEYGIVRRARESGLVEINIHDLRSFTKDKHRTVDDRPFGGGEGMVLKPEPIFDCLDFLRVAPRQERISRRVKESVVLLSPQGELFNQRIAAEMSELDRVFLICGRYEGVDERVSEFLADREISVGDFVLSGGELPAAIIVDAVTRLLPGALGNEASARTESFGTGEVNPRLPVDAEGKRIPDSTISAGGLLDYPHYTRPSDFRGMLVPEPLASGDHEAIRRWRRKRALEKTLRNRPELLERVELSKEDREIVEELRQSRR; encoded by the coding sequence ATGAAATTTGAGCTCATCACCATCTTCCCGGATTTTTTTCGTGGGCCGCTCGAGTATGGCATCGTGCGGCGGGCGCGGGAGTCTGGCCTGGTGGAGATCAACATCCACGACCTGCGCTCGTTCACCAAAGACAAGCACCGCACCGTGGATGATCGTCCTTTTGGCGGCGGCGAGGGCATGGTGCTGAAGCCGGAGCCGATCTTCGATTGCCTGGATTTCCTGCGCGTCGCGCCCCGCCAGGAGAGGATTTCGCGCCGGGTCAAAGAATCCGTCGTGCTGCTGTCGCCGCAAGGCGAACTGTTCAACCAGCGAATCGCGGCAGAAATGTCCGAACTCGACCGCGTGTTCCTCATCTGCGGCCGCTACGAGGGCGTAGACGAGCGGGTGAGCGAGTTTCTGGCCGATCGCGAAATTTCCGTGGGAGATTTCGTGCTGAGCGGCGGCGAGCTGCCGGCGGCGATCATTGTGGACGCGGTCACGCGCCTGCTTCCCGGGGCGTTGGGCAATGAGGCCTCCGCGCGGACCGAGTCGTTCGGCACGGGCGAGGTAAATCCTCGCCTGCCGGTGGATGCCGAGGGCAAACGCATTCCGGATTCGACGATCAGCGCCGGCGGGCTGCTCGATTATCCCCACTACACGCGCCCGTCGGATTTTCGCGGGATGCTTGTCCCCGAGCCGCTGGCCTCAGGCGACCACGAGGCCATCCGGCGCTGGCGGCGCAAAAGGGCTCTGGAGAAAACCTTGCGCAACCGCCCGGAGTTGCTGGAACGGGTGGAGCTGAGCAAAGAGGATCGCGAAATCGTGGAAGAACTTCGGCAAAGCCGCAGATGA
- a CDS encoding type II toxin-antitoxin system HigB family toxin: MHVISRKKLVSACSRDRSLERPLADWFKIASSANWCSIVDVRKTYPTADFVEPFTVFNIRGNTFRLIVKIEYKWKLVFIKDVLTHAEYKRWSNERTRK; this comes from the coding sequence ATGCACGTCATAAGCCGGAAGAAGCTTGTTTCCGCGTGCTCTCGCGACCGAAGCTTAGAGAGGCCGCTGGCCGACTGGTTCAAAATAGCATCATCGGCTAATTGGTGCAGCATTGTTGACGTTAGGAAAACTTACCCGACAGCCGATTTCGTTGAGCCCTTCACGGTGTTTAACATTAGAGGGAATACGTTTCGATTGATCGTCAAGATCGAATACAAGTGGAAATTGGTGTTTATCAAAGACGTGCTTACGCACGCGGAGTACAAGAGGTGGTCCAATGAGCGCACTCGCAAGTGA
- the rimM gene encoding ribosome maturation factor RimM (Essential for efficient processing of 16S rRNA), producing MADEFITIARVVKTQGRHGEVAADVLTDFPERFAQRRLVFALAESGARRELRVESFWPHKQRLVLKFAGVDSINDAEALIGCEIQIPREQRAALEEGSAYVGDLVGCEVMAAGRAVGTVADVQFGAGEAPLLVVREGQQEHLIPLAQAYLQRIDTAAKRIEMELPEGMLELDAPLSKEEKDLQQKKSS from the coding sequence ATAGCCGACGAGTTCATCACCATCGCCCGCGTGGTCAAGACGCAAGGGCGCCACGGCGAAGTCGCGGCCGATGTCCTCACCGATTTTCCCGAACGGTTCGCGCAACGCAGGCTGGTGTTCGCCCTCGCCGAGAGTGGCGCGCGCCGCGAACTGCGCGTCGAGAGCTTCTGGCCGCATAAGCAACGCCTGGTGCTGAAGTTTGCCGGCGTGGATTCTATTAACGATGCCGAAGCGCTCATCGGGTGCGAGATCCAGATCCCCCGCGAGCAGCGGGCCGCGCTCGAAGAAGGATCGGCGTACGTCGGCGACCTGGTCGGTTGCGAAGTGATGGCCGCCGGGCGCGCCGTCGGAACCGTGGCCGATGTTCAGTTTGGAGCCGGTGAGGCGCCGTTGCTGGTGGTCCGAGAGGGCCAGCAGGAACACCTGATCCCCCTGGCGCAGGCATACTTGCAGCGCATTGACACGGCGGCGAAGCGCATCGAAATGGAGCTGCCGGAAGGCATGTTGGAACTGGACGCGCCACTTTCGAAGGAAGAGAAAGATTTGCAGCAGAAGAAAAGCTCTTAG
- a CDS encoding DUF4160 domain-containing protein codes for MPTVLRFGTFRVVIYPNDHRPAHVHVIGCGHEAVFKLNCPTGPIVLRENYGFSRTDTSRVKRVLLQHLAHLCSEWGRIHGAA; via the coding sequence ATGCCGACGGTCCTGCGGTTCGGCACATTCCGGGTGGTGATCTATCCCAATGATCATCGCCCAGCCCACGTCCATGTTATCGGGTGCGGGCATGAGGCGGTCTTCAAACTGAACTGTCCCACGGGACCGATTGTGCTGCGCGAGAACTACGGCTTTTCGCGAACCGATACGAGCCGCGTCAAACGCGTGCTGCTGCAGCATCTGGCGCATCTATGCAGTGAATGGGGGAGAATTCATGGCGCTGCGTGA
- a CDS encoding M61 family peptidase, with amino-acid sequence MNVARLQLAALVLLAIFPLSLAAEAQRRPAPASAKPPGTIMLAVDASQAAQKLFHARLTMPVTPGPLTLHYPKWIPGEHMPSGPVVDNVGVKFSAAGQTIPWRRDDVDMFTYHLTVPPGVNQLEIAMDYTSPVSGESGFSAGASATDKLTVISWNQLLLYPAGFTTDQLTYQASLQLPAGWKFGTALPQSETAAGDTVLFQPATLTTLVDSPVIMGEFFRAVPLSPVGEARPAELDVAADSAAAIDISAKVENQLSNLVAEAGVLFGARHYRDYHFLLSLSDHVAHFGLEHHESNDSRTSERALIDDNLRRVAFGDLLPHEYTHSWNGKYRRPLGLATPDFEQPMKGELLWVYEGLTQYFGKLLAARCGIWSADDVRDNVALLAAELAHRPGRQWRPLQDTAVAAQLLYESPAQWSSWRRSVDFYDESALIWLDVDATIRRLTNNKKTMDDFAKLFYGPPDNPTNVAPQVKPYTLDDVVAALNQVAPNDWRKFLLDRVNYVGPDAPLAGLEGSGWKLVYTDTPSDLQRTRDSIEQDADFRFSLGLFINRAGRVGDSVFFMPAYQAGIMPGMTIVAVNGRKYSAEVLHDAVRAAKNNAAPIQLLVENSEYYRTYAVNYHDGDRYPHLVRDTSRPDYLGDMIRAHVGK; translated from the coding sequence ATGAACGTTGCTCGTCTTCAGCTTGCTGCCCTCGTACTCCTCGCAATTTTTCCACTTAGCCTCGCCGCCGAGGCGCAGCGCCGCCCTGCGCCTGCTTCCGCGAAGCCGCCGGGCACCATCATGCTGGCGGTGGATGCCAGCCAGGCGGCCCAGAAGCTTTTTCATGCGCGACTGACGATGCCGGTGACGCCCGGCCCGCTGACGCTGCACTATCCGAAGTGGATTCCGGGCGAGCACATGCCCAGCGGGCCGGTGGTGGACAACGTGGGCGTGAAATTCAGCGCCGCAGGGCAGACGATTCCGTGGCGGCGCGATGACGTGGACATGTTCACCTACCATCTCACGGTCCCACCAGGCGTGAACCAACTCGAGATCGCGATGGATTACACCTCGCCGGTTTCCGGCGAGAGCGGCTTTTCCGCCGGCGCCAGCGCCACCGACAAGCTCACGGTCATCAGTTGGAACCAGCTTCTGCTTTATCCTGCCGGATTCACTACCGACCAGCTCACCTACCAGGCATCGCTGCAACTTCCCGCCGGATGGAAATTTGGGACGGCGCTGCCGCAATCGGAAACGGCGGCGGGCGACACCGTCTTGTTTCAGCCCGCCACGCTGACCACGCTGGTGGATTCGCCGGTCATCATGGGCGAGTTTTTCCGCGCCGTGCCGCTGTCGCCGGTGGGCGAAGCGCGGCCGGCCGAGCTGGATGTCGCCGCCGACAGCGCCGCTGCGATTGATATCAGCGCCAAGGTTGAGAACCAACTGAGCAACCTGGTTGCCGAAGCGGGTGTGCTGTTCGGCGCGCGGCACTACCGCGACTACCACTTCCTGCTGTCGCTCAGCGACCACGTGGCGCACTTCGGGCTCGAGCACCACGAGTCGAATGACAGCCGCACCTCCGAGCGCGCGCTGATTGATGACAACCTGCGGCGGGTGGCGTTCGGAGATCTTCTGCCGCATGAGTACACGCACTCGTGGAACGGGAAGTACCGGCGTCCGCTGGGGCTGGCGACGCCCGACTTCGAACAGCCGATGAAGGGCGAGCTGCTCTGGGTGTACGAGGGCCTGACGCAGTACTTCGGCAAGTTGCTGGCAGCGCGCTGCGGAATCTGGTCGGCAGACGATGTTCGCGACAACGTCGCGCTGCTGGCGGCGGAACTCGCGCACCGCCCGGGCCGGCAGTGGCGGCCGTTGCAGGATACCGCGGTGGCGGCGCAGTTGCTCTACGAGTCGCCGGCGCAGTGGTCGAGCTGGCGGCGCAGCGTGGATTTCTATGACGAAAGCGCGCTCATCTGGTTGGACGTGGACGCCACCATTCGCCGCCTAACGAACAATAAGAAAACCATGGACGATTTCGCCAAGCTCTTCTACGGCCCGCCCGACAATCCGACGAATGTTGCGCCGCAGGTGAAGCCGTACACGTTGGATGACGTTGTTGCCGCGCTCAACCAGGTGGCGCCAAACGACTGGCGCAAATTTCTGCTGGACCGCGTCAACTATGTCGGCCCCGACGCGCCGCTCGCCGGCCTTGAAGGCAGCGGCTGGAAACTGGTGTACACCGACACGCCCAGCGACCTGCAGCGCACCCGCGATTCCATCGAGCAGGACGCCGATTTCCGCTTTTCTCTCGGCCTGTTCATCAACCGTGCGGGGCGCGTGGGCGATTCCGTCTTCTTCATGCCGGCGTACCAGGCGGGAATCATGCCGGGGATGACAATCGTTGCGGTGAACGGGCGCAAATATTCAGCGGAGGTGCTGCACGACGCGGTGAGAGCGGCGAAGAACAACGCAGCGCCCATTCAATTGCTGGTGGAAAACTCGGAATACTACAGGACGTATGCGGTGAACTATCACGACGGCGATCGCTATCCGCATTTGGTGCGGGATACGTCAAGGCCGGATTATTTGGGGGACATGATTCGGGCGCACGTGGGGAAATAG
- a CDS encoding PIG-L family deacetylase, with amino-acid sequence MLRLLCVTAHPDDEAGGFGGSLLLYRERGVQTYVICLTPGQAATHRGNANSDEELAAQRRREFQDACRILNLTRGEVLGYPDAALDRADFYRVVEDLVLRIRTIRPQVILTLGPEGAITAHPDHSMAALFATMAFHWAGRANRYVEQLTDGVSPHRTQKLYYSTALFTLPDRQPVALPPATATIEIGDYLETKIAAFKAHASQAPLFTLFENHVRRRGHQEQFHLAARSVPSVMKPETDLFEGVEE; translated from the coding sequence ATGCTGCGACTCTTGTGTGTGACTGCTCATCCTGACGACGAAGCCGGAGGCTTCGGCGGGTCGCTGCTGCTCTATCGCGAGCGCGGCGTCCAGACCTACGTTATCTGCCTCACCCCGGGACAGGCGGCGACACACCGCGGAAATGCCAACTCGGACGAAGAACTTGCGGCGCAGCGGCGGCGGGAGTTTCAAGACGCATGCCGCATCCTCAACCTCACGCGCGGCGAAGTGCTCGGCTACCCCGATGCCGCCCTCGATCGCGCCGATTTCTACCGCGTCGTCGAAGACCTGGTGCTCAGGATTCGCACCATCCGTCCGCAGGTGATCCTCACCTTGGGCCCGGAGGGCGCCATCACCGCCCATCCCGACCATTCCATGGCCGCCCTGTTCGCCACCATGGCGTTTCACTGGGCGGGACGCGCCAATCGCTACGTCGAGCAACTCACCGACGGCGTCAGCCCGCATCGCACCCAGAAGCTGTACTACTCCACCGCGTTGTTCACTCTGCCCGACCGTCAACCGGTCGCGCTGCCGCCGGCCACCGCCACGATTGAAATTGGCGATTACCTGGAAACCAAGATTGCCGCCTTCAAGGCGCACGCCAGCCAGGCGCCGCTGTTTACTCTGTTTGAGAACCACGTGCGCCGGCGCGGCCATCAGGAGCAGTTTCACCTGGCAGCGCGCTCCGTGCCCAGCGTGATGAAACCAGAAACGGATTTATTTGAAGGAGTGGAGGAGTAA
- the rplS gene encoding 50S ribosomal protein L19 — protein sequence MQKLIAKAQRTDLPPFHAGDTVRVHVKIKEGDKERLQAFEGVVIARSRGAQPSFTVRKISFGHGVERIFPLNSKVIDKIEVLRSARVRRAKLYFLRARRGKAARLREAE from the coding sequence CTGCAGAAGCTGATTGCCAAGGCGCAGCGCACCGACCTGCCGCCATTCCATGCCGGCGACACCGTGCGCGTGCACGTCAAGATCAAGGAAGGCGACAAGGAGCGCTTGCAGGCGTTTGAAGGCGTGGTCATCGCCCGCAGCCGCGGCGCCCAGCCCAGCTTCACCGTCCGCAAGATCAGCTTTGGCCACGGCGTCGAGCGCATCTTCCCCCTCAACTCCAAGGTCATTGACAAGATCGAAGTCCTGCGCTCGGCGCGCGTCCGCCGCGCCAAGCTGTACTTTCTCCGTGCCCGCCGCGGCAAGGCTGCCCGCCTGCGCGAAGCGGAATAG
- a CDS encoding AhpC/TSA family protein → MEKYVPADSLAINRRAVEELRASGMLERVLPVGAAAPSFELPDQDGNTISSSALLASGPLVILFLRGRWCPFCVATVEAWNETLPQVRAAGAALVGISPQTVHQSYLMHNQHKLGFPLLSDAGNTVARQFGLVYRVPASQQEMYARTFVNLPFINGDTSWELPLPAAYVIRDGKVIFAAADADYTLRTEPAEVLQG, encoded by the coding sequence ATGGAGAAGTACGTCCCTGCCGATTCCCTCGCCATCAATCGTCGCGCGGTGGAAGAGCTGCGCGCGTCCGGAATGCTCGAACGCGTTTTGCCGGTGGGGGCCGCCGCGCCCTCGTTCGAATTGCCCGATCAGGATGGAAACACCATCAGCTCGTCAGCGCTGCTCGCTTCCGGGCCGCTGGTCATCCTTTTCTTACGCGGACGCTGGTGCCCCTTTTGCGTTGCGACCGTGGAAGCCTGGAACGAAACCCTGCCGCAGGTGCGCGCGGCGGGAGCGGCGCTGGTCGGGATTTCGCCGCAGACGGTGCACCAGTCCTATCTCATGCACAACCAGCACAAGCTCGGCTTTCCGCTGCTCAGCGATGCCGGCAATACGGTGGCGAGGCAATTTGGGCTGGTGTACCGCGTCCCCGCGAGCCAGCAGGAGATGTACGCCCGCACCTTCGTGAACCTGCCGTTCATCAACGGCGATACCAGTTGGGAGCTGCCGCTGCCGGCGGCGTATGTGATCCGTGACGGCAAGGTCATCTTTGCCGCCGCCGACGCGGACTACACCCTCAGAACAGAGCCGGCGGAAGTTTTGCAAGGCTAG
- the tmk gene encoding dTMP kinase gives MSPVSPGKPGRFITFEGLDGCGKSTQSQRLAEVLRQEGIEVVVTREPGGTPVGERIRSIVLDSATAGLVPTAELALLFASRAQQVHEIILPALAAGKWVLCDRFTDSSEAYQGGGRELGSETVLTMHRLTCGNVYPDMTVLMDSDPAASVARARRRNLSRVATAQGGEADENRFEQENQAFFTRVHDAYLAIARREPHRVLMLDARRQPDIVHREIVDAVRTRFLGAAKTA, from the coding sequence ATGTCGCCCGTGAGCCCCGGAAAACCAGGCCGGTTCATCACCTTCGAAGGACTCGACGGCTGCGGCAAGAGCACACAGTCGCAGCGCCTGGCCGAAGTCCTGCGCCAGGAAGGAATCGAGGTGGTGGTGACGCGCGAACCCGGCGGCACGCCCGTCGGCGAGCGCATCCGCAGCATCGTCCTTGATTCCGCCACCGCCGGACTGGTCCCGACGGCGGAGCTTGCCCTGCTGTTTGCCTCGCGCGCGCAACAGGTGCACGAGATCATTCTCCCTGCGCTTGCAGCCGGTAAATGGGTGCTCTGCGACCGCTTCACCGACTCTTCCGAAGCCTACCAGGGTGGCGGCCGCGAGCTGGGCAGCGAGACTGTGCTCACCATGCATCGCCTCACCTGCGGCAATGTTTATCCCGATATGACCGTGCTGATGGACTCCGACCCGGCAGCCAGCGTGGCGCGCGCGCGGCGCCGCAACCTGTCCCGAGTCGCGACCGCGCAGGGCGGCGAGGCCGACGAGAATCGTTTCGAGCAGGAAAACCAGGCGTTCTTTACCCGTGTGCACGACGCCTATCTCGCCATCGCCCGGCGCGAACCGCACCGCGTGCTCATGCTCGACGCGCGCCGCCAGCCTGACATCGTGCACCGCGAGATCGTGGACGCCGTGCGCACACGATTCCTGGGCGCAGCCAAAACGGCGTAA
- the rpsP gene encoding 30S ribosomal protein S16: protein MIRLARVGARKQPHYRIVVIEKERARNGRSVEVVGTYNPRTNPASVELKRDRIDHWVGKGAKMSETVARLVSKHTPVSAEPAA from the coding sequence ATGATTCGACTGGCGCGCGTGGGCGCGCGTAAACAACCTCACTACCGCATCGTGGTGATCGAAAAAGAGCGGGCGCGCAACGGGCGCTCGGTGGAAGTGGTGGGCACCTACAACCCGCGCACCAACCCGGCCAGCGTCGAACTGAAGCGCGACCGCATTGATCATTGGGTCGGCAAGGGCGCCAAAATGTCGGAAACGGTGGCGCGCCTGGTCTCCAAGCACACCCCCGTGAGCGCCGAACCGGCAGCGTAA
- a CDS encoding DNA polymerase III subunit, which yields MGFAQFHGNRDVVDRLRGMLARDRFPHAVILAGAEGAGKYTLAQMLAKAMNCLAPPPGELPDFCGKCKNCVRIAEADDLEARCSAAVEAREGLRETDKKDTRIFVQTHPDVLIIPPDPPQMMIKVDQVRHVIQTIYFLPGEGRRRVYIFTSAAFMKEAANSLLKVLEEPPEFATLLLLAENPGQLLPTIRSRCVTFQLCALAAGEIEGDLARLHPEWKPAQRALVARLSEGAVGRARSFDLAAYTAARQDALLLLNTALHADDHSALFRATETYRAGAEGRDKTDQLLRTLYSLLEDLMYLKSATPELVRNSDIAPELSRLAASLDFAWIALAAQRVGEVESGMRRNLLRSVSLDAMVASLEK from the coding sequence ATGGGATTTGCGCAGTTTCACGGCAATCGCGACGTCGTTGACCGCCTCCGCGGCATGCTGGCGCGCGACCGCTTCCCCCACGCCGTCATCCTGGCCGGGGCCGAGGGCGCCGGCAAATACACGCTGGCGCAGATGCTTGCCAAAGCGATGAACTGCCTCGCGCCGCCGCCCGGCGAGCTTCCGGATTTCTGCGGCAAGTGCAAGAACTGTGTGCGCATCGCCGAGGCCGACGACCTGGAAGCGCGCTGCTCCGCCGCCGTCGAAGCGCGCGAGGGCCTGCGCGAAACCGACAAGAAGGACACGCGCATTTTCGTCCAGACGCACCCCGATGTCCTCATCATCCCGCCCGACCCGCCGCAAATGATGATCAAAGTGGACCAGGTCCGGCACGTCATCCAGACCATCTACTTTCTCCCCGGCGAGGGACGCCGCCGCGTCTACATCTTCACCAGCGCGGCCTTCATGAAGGAGGCGGCCAATTCGCTGCTGAAAGTGCTGGAGGAACCTCCCGAATTCGCCACGCTGTTGCTGCTGGCGGAAAATCCCGGGCAACTGCTGCCCACCATCCGCTCGCGCTGCGTCACCTTTCAACTGTGCGCGCTGGCCGCCGGCGAAATCGAGGGTGACCTGGCGCGCCTGCATCCGGAATGGAAACCGGCGCAGCGGGCGCTGGTCGCCAGGCTCTCGGAGGGCGCCGTCGGACGCGCGCGCTCCTTCGATCTTGCCGCCTACACTGCAGCCCGCCAGGATGCCTTGCTGCTGCTCAACACCGCCCTCCATGCCGACGACCACAGCGCCCTGTTTCGCGCCACCGAGACCTATCGCGCCGGCGCCGAGGGCCGCGACAAAACCGATCAGCTTCTCCGGACCCTGTATTCGCTGCTCGAAGACCTGATGTACCTGAAGTCCGCAACCCCGGAGTTGGTGCGCAACAGCGACATCGCCCCGGAACTGAGCCGGCTGGCCGCCTCGCTGGATTTCGCCTGGATTGCCTTGGCGGCCCAGCGCGTCGGCGAAGTCGAAAGCGGCATGCGCCGCAACCTGCTGCGCTCTGTCTCGCTCGACGCCATGGTCGCGTCTCTGGAAAAATAG
- a CDS encoding transcriptional regulator: protein MSALASEYGTLLSETKPEVIDGEDQHQHFVEVLERLTSQEALTPAQEKLVALLILLVTEFENRNYPMQASGPLDVIRHIMEVQNLRQKDLVDVFGTESIVSDVLNGRRELRKKHIQKLSARFGISPAAFF, encoded by the coding sequence ATGAGCGCACTCGCAAGTGAATACGGTACGCTTCTGTCTGAGACCAAGCCTGAAGTTATTGACGGAGAGGATCAGCACCAGCATTTCGTTGAGGTCTTGGAGCGGCTTACGAGCCAGGAAGCGCTTACTCCCGCTCAGGAGAAGCTGGTTGCGCTATTGATTCTGCTGGTCACCGAGTTTGAAAATCGCAACTACCCAATGCAGGCATCGGGTCCGCTGGATGTAATCAGGCACATTATGGAGGTTCAAAACCTCAGGCAAAAAGACCTGGTGGACGTGTTCGGAACCGAAAGTATCGTATCCGACGTATTGAATGGACGGCGAGAACTACGCAAGAAGCACATTCAGAAACTTAGTGCAAGGTTCGGAATCTCTCCCGCCGCGTTCTTCTAG
- a CDS encoding DUF2442 domain-containing protein → MALRDEFELAKQRARNRRARFPAAVDAHYDRRLDRVVICLDSGVELAFPPRRAQGLERARPSQLGKIEITPSGFGIHFPKLDADLYLPALIEGLFGSKRWMASRLGAAGGKSRSASKISASRENGRLGGRPKKVAG, encoded by the coding sequence ATGGCGCTGCGTGACGAATTCGAACTGGCGAAGCAGAGAGCGAGGAACCGGCGTGCGAGATTCCCTGCGGCGGTGGATGCGCATTACGACCGGCGGCTGGATCGCGTGGTCATCTGCCTCGATTCGGGAGTGGAGTTGGCGTTTCCTCCTCGACGTGCCCAGGGGCTGGAGCGCGCGCGGCCTTCTCAATTGGGGAAGATCGAAATCACGCCCTCGGGCTTCGGCATTCACTTTCCCAAACTTGATGCCGACCTGTACCTTCCTGCGCTCATCGAGGGACTGTTTGGCTCGAAGCGCTGGATGGCGTCCAGACTGGGAGCAGCCGGCGGGAAGTCCCGGAGCGCATCGAAGATTTCGGCGTCACGCGAAAATGGCCGGCTCGGGGGCAGACCCAAGAAAGTTGCCGGGTAG